CGCAGAGCGACGCGCTGCACGGCTCGGTGCTGCCCTTCATCCTGCGCAACGTGACCCTTGCGGGCGTGGATTCGGTGAACGCACCGCAGGACGTTCGCCAGCTTGCATGGGATCGCCTTGCTACCGACCTGGACCCGCAGAAGCTGGAAAGCACGGTGCAATTGATCGGGCTTGCCGACGTGCTGGACGTGTACGAGAAGATCATCCCCGGTCAGGTGCGTGGCCGCATCGTTGTGGATGTGAATGCCTGAGCGGATGACCGCAACGGGGCTCGATGGATGCGTGTAGATGGAGGGCTGCAACGCGCCCTCCATGCTGCAGCGAACGGTGAACCTGCCGTGAAACACGCAGCGCGGCAGTGGTCTTCGGCCATCGCCGGTCGCATACGCTCAGACTCCCACCGCCGCTGGACTCCCGACATGCCAATGACCGCATTCGCGCTTGCCGCCGCACTTTCGGGCCTGCCCGACATCGGCTGGGAGCGCCAGCGCGCCGAGGACGCGCACCAGCTCATGCTGTGCCAGATCCATCGCGATGAGTTGCAGCAGGCCGAGGGAAAAGACGATGCCTACCAGCGCGCAAAAGCGGTCTGCGACCTGCTGGCGCGGGACTACAGGAACAGGTGGGATTTCGACGCACAGGATGCACTGGCGGCATCGGCGGTGGATCTGGATGAGCTGATCCGGCGTGGGGAGGCGGTTGAAGTCCCCCCTGCAAAGGGGGACCGTGCCTACGAGTGATCCAGAAACTGGCGCGGACGCTGCAGGTTTCCGAACGCCTAAGGGAGCCGGCCCGGCGCTAGCGCCAAACGCAGGATCCCGCCTGGCGGAATGACGGTGCCATCGTCCATCACGATCAGCATGTCGGAGACTTCTCCCTCGTGCCCTTGTTTCGCCGTGGTCACCAGGATCCTCAATGGATCCGTACGGATATCGTAGCCACCACCGGCGTGCTTCAAGGTTCCCACGCGGTCCCAGTCGATTTCCATGGCCTGCTCCTGGATCCAAGCGCATCATGATGCCATGCGACAGGCAATTGAGCGGGCCGTGATGGACGGCTATCGCACGCACCCGCCCGCGTGTGAAAGGCCACACGCAACGTCAAGGCCCCTTATCATGCGGGGCTCTACATGCCCGGTTGACGCTTGCAAGGCAGTACCTGGATGTCTATGGAATGGCGCCCCTCGATCTGGGGCCAACGTGTGACTCGTTCGCCACACTGGTGGTTGCGGCTGGAGGGCGAAAGCATCGAGCTGAACGTCGCAGGCCGGCAGTACCGCCAGCGCGTGGATGACGATCACGGCGTGCAGGTCGTTCCAGGGCTTTTCTGGTCGCGGGTCGAGCTGCAGACGGAAGGCGCCGCGCGGCTGTCGGTGGACGGGCTTGCCAACGCGCAGGCGTCCCGGCTTGCGGCGGCGCTGCAGCACGTGCGCTTCGCGCGCAGCACACGCGGGCGCAAGGTCTTGTTTGACACGATCCTGGAGCAGATCCAGGCGTGGTTGAGCGCCGCGGACACCCTCATCGACCGCGGCAGTGCCGGCCGCCGCTGGATCACCCACGAGCAGCAGCAGGTGCTGCTGGCCGAGCGCTCCTCCCTGCCGCTGCAGTCGCCGGAGCTGGAGCAACTGTTCCTAGATGAAAACGTGCATGGCGACCTGCATTCGCACAGCCATCGTGCTGCGCTGGACGCCCTGCACGACTGGCAGCTGGATTGGCCCGCCGTCTGGGCCGAGGCCAACGCGACCATGGCAGAGCGCGAGCGGGTGCTGGCCAAGGACTTCCTGGACCGGGTCGAGAGCAAGCCCCTGACCGAGGAACAAGCCCACGCCGTCATCTGCTTTGACAACCGGGTGCAGGTCGTGGCCGCAGCCGGCTCGGGCAAGACCTCCACGATGGTCGCCAAGGCGGCTTATGCCATCGATCGCGGCTTTGTCGAACCCGAACGGATCGTGATGCTCGCCTTCAACAAGGACGCCGCCCAGGAGCTGGAAGAGCGCGCGCAGCGATGCTTCGACCGGCTCGGCATGGGCGATACCGTGGTGGAAGCCCGGACTTTCCACGCCCTGGGCCTGTCCATCATCGCCAAGGCCACAGGGCGCAAGCCCGATATCCCGGAATGGGCGGTCGATGCGACGCTGGGTTTCAACAAGCTGGCCGAACTGGTGGACGACCTGAAGGACCGCTCGACCCATTTCCGGACCCAGTGGGACATGTTCCGCCTGGTGTTCGGGCGCGACCTGCCGCCGTTCGGTGCCGACATGATGGCCGATGGTTACGACCGCGATGGCACGCCCTACATCCGCACCCTGCAGGGTGAGCGGGTGAAGAGCCTGGAAGAGTGCGTCATCGCCGACTGGCTGTTCTATAACGGCGTGGCCTACGACTACGAGCGGCGCTACGAGTTCGATACCGCGACAGACACCCATCGCCAGTATCGTCCGGACTTCTACTATCCAGATGCCCAGCTGTATCACGAGCACTTTGCGCTGGATGCCGATGGCCAGCCGCCGAAGCACTTTGCCAACTACAGCGAAGGGATGCACTGGAAGCGCCAGCAGCATGTGGCGCGCGGCACCGCCCTGGTCGAGACTACGTCGTTTGGCCTGCGCAGTGGGCATGCCCTGCAGGATCTGGCGGAGCGGCTCGGCGCGTCCGATGTCGAGCTCGACCCGAACCCGGACCGCG
This portion of the Stenotrophomonas sp. WZN-1 genome encodes:
- a CDS encoding UvrD-helicase domain-containing protein; this translates as MEWRPSIWGQRVTRSPHWWLRLEGESIELNVAGRQYRQRVDDDHGVQVVPGLFWSRVELQTEGAARLSVDGLANAQASRLAAALQHVRFARSTRGRKVLFDTILEQIQAWLSAADTLIDRGSAGRRWITHEQQQVLLAERSSLPLQSPELEQLFLDENVHGDLHSHSHRAALDALHDWQLDWPAVWAEANATMAERERVLAKDFLDRVESKPLTEEQAHAVICFDNRVQVVAAAGSGKTSTMVAKAAYAIDRGFVEPERIVMLAFNKDAAQELEERAQRCFDRLGMGDTVVEARTFHALGLSIIAKATGRKPDIPEWAVDATLGFNKLAELVDDLKDRSTHFRTQWDMFRLVFGRDLPPFGADMMADGYDRDGTPYIRTLQGERVKSLEECVIADWLFYNGVAYDYERRYEFDTATDTHRQYRPDFYYPDAQLYHEHFALDADGQPPKHFANYSEGMHWKRQQHVARGTALVETTSFGLRSGHALQDLAERLGASDVELDPNPDRELPDQGAKPMPDADLIGLMRTFIAHAKSNCLTLDDMAARLRQMPEYQFKERYRRFLEIAGPVFQAWDNALADERSIDFEDMLNMAAGLLEQGHYESPYELVMADEFQDASRARARLCRALVSQPGRHLFAVGDDWQSINRFAGADISVMTGFREWMGHGQVLKLEQTFRCPQALCDVSSRFISRNSAQIAKDVRSAAPAMGPMLQAFQMNRREEVQDGVRQYLAKLHQQLLSGAVPQGRNGRVTVFVLGRYRADRGAVPPDWKTAFGSTMDVEFLTAHRSKGREADYVILPGMINRSFPSLRADDPVLSLAMPDGDTYPLSEERRLFYVALTRARRSVAMFTLQGRHSPFLDELVKDGTVEVTAISGAALHEERCPVCKVGVFVDRNGPHGAFRSCSSYPLCHNKPKGGRRG